In the Pedobacter cryoconitis genome, CCATCATATCACCCGCTTCAATGGGCATAGGGTCGGTTGGGATCTCTCCTGATCCGATTTTATTCACCACCTGTTTGACTTCAGGAAAGCCAAGAATGATCTTTTGCGCCTTTCTGGATACCTCGATCATCTGGTCAATAGAACTTCCGGTCAGCACCCTTGTTTCCACTGCAAAATCTCCTTCATCCAATTGAGGGATAAATTCCCCGCCCAAACGATTAAAGGTTATTACGCTGATCACAAAAAGAACAATTGCCGTGATGACCACAACTGCCTTGTGCTGAATAGCCTTTTTAATTAGCGGACTGTATAATCTCTGGAAGTAATCCATCATTTTATCTGAAAAATTACGCTTGTGAGTAGTGTTCTTGCTTAAACCTAAAGCGGCCATCATAGGCACATAGGTAAGTGACAGAATAAATGCACCTAGAATTGCAAACATCACCGTTTCTGCCATAGGCCTGAACATCTTACCCTCAATACCCACCAATACCAATAAAGGCAGGTATACAATCAGGATTATGATTTCCCCAAATGCGGCACTTGTTCTGATCTTAGAGGAAGCCTGATAAACCTCTTCATCCATTTGCTGCTGATTGAGCCGGGCAATTCCTTTTGCGGCAAAGCTTCCTATGGCAATACGGTGAACGATACTTTCCACTATAATTACTGCCCCATCCACAATAAGTCCAAAATCTATCGCCCCCAGGCTCATCAAATTGCCCGAAACCCCAAACAGGTTCATCATACAGATGGCAAACAGCATAGATAATGGAATTACAGAAGCCACTACCAACCCCGCACGTAGGTTCCCCAAAAACAGGATTAAAATGAAGATCACAATCAATGCTCCTTCAATCAGGTTTTTGGATACCGTACCAATCGCATTATCAACCAACTTTTTACGATCTAAAAAAGGCTCAATAGTTACACCTTCAGGTAAGGTCTTTTTGATCTGCTCAATTCTTTCCTTCACGTTATTGATCACCTCAGAAGAGTTGGCACCTTTCAGCATCATCACAATACCTGTAACTGTTTCACCTTCTCCATTTCGTGTTGCAGCACCATAACGCACACTGTTTCCAAACTGAACAGTAGCCACATCCCGGATTAGTACGGGGATTCTGTTATTGATTTTGATCACGATCTTTCCAATATCGTCCAAACCACCCACTAAGCCTTCACTCCTGATAAAGTAGGCATTTGGTGACTTATTAATGTAAGCACCTCCAGTATTTTGATTATTGGTTTCCAGTGCTTTAAATATGTCGGCAATACTGACATTTACACTACGCAGGCGATCAGGATTTACAGCAATTTCATACTGTTTGACATAACCACCAAAGCCGCTGACCTCGGCAACTCCCGGAGTACCCAATAACTGGCGTTTAACGATCCAATCCTGAATGGTACGTAATTCAGTGGCATCGTATTTCTTTTCATAACCTTTTTTAGGGTGGATCACATACTGGTATATTTCACCCAGACCTGTGGTAAGAGGAGCCATTTCAGGCTTACCCACACCTTCAGGAATTTGTTTGGCGGCATCATTTAAACGTTCTCCAATCTGCTGACGTGCCCAATAGATGTCTACATCTTCTTTGAAAACTACAGTAACTATGGACAGGCCAAAACGGGAAAAGGAACGGATTTGACTAATGCCAGGAATGCTGGCCATTGTTTGCTCTACCGGAAAAGTAATTAACCTTTCGGCTTCCTGGGCGGCCAGACTTGGGGTGACAGTGATGACCATAACCTGATTGTCTGTAATATCAGGTACGGCATCAATAGGTAATCGGGTAATGGAATAAGCACCCCATGCAATCAATGCAAGGGTAAATAAACCAATAACAAGCTTATTCTTAATAGAAAACTCTATGATCTTATTGAGCATTTTGAAAGTTTATTGTAAAAAATCAGAAAAAGAGATTGCATAGGCAATCTTGTTCATTTACTTCAACAGCAAATAATTCCGGTAATTAACAATAAACAGGGGGGCCTCTTAGTGAAGCTGCATCTATATGAAATAGCGCAGGGGGATGCTCAGGTGGTGGTGTACAATACTGTTGAACAATTACAATGGGTTCCTGTGTAAAATTATACAACACCAAAACCAAATTCACAGGTACACTGACATCTAAGTGCTGGAAATCTAATTTCTGAACAAAGTCACCATCAAGTTTTACATTATCAAAAGGGGTCGCTGAGCGGTCTTCATGATGATCGTGGTGATCTCCGGCATACTCAATTGCTTCTTCATCATGATGGTGCGAAATGAGGTTATGAGCCAATAAAAGGCTGAACGCAAAGCCAATAAAAACACGGGCAATCCATAATCTCATGTTGCAAATATATACTTAACTGTTAGAAATCCTGTGCAATTGTATAAATTGCTATCGAAATAGAAATAATTTAACTCAGACATTGCAGGTGAGGCCTGAAAAAAATGCTATAAAAGCCGTCACTGGAAGCACTCCAAAACAAACACCACAAGCAAAAAAAGGTCATGGGCAATTTTCTTGATTCTTTTGACCTTCTAGTTCTTTATTATTATTTCGTTCAAAGCAGATCTCATCAGTACAACAATTATCCTCTAGGTTGCAGGGAACACCAGTTAAAAAGAGTACATAAAATGAAAAAAGGCAAACGAACCATTTCATGGTTTCAAATATATCAAAATTTTAATTCCATTGTATGTTTTTTTGCTTCAAACGAATTGCCCAACTGAGGTCTTTAATCATATATGCTTTAAGTTCTGCACCAATAGTTTTTCACAAGCAATTTCACTTAGAATTTCTGCTGTTCTTTCGTCGTAGCTAAGCTCCCTTGTTCCATCAAATGCTTCTATTAATTGAACAGTAAGTATGGTTCCTAGTTTTAAATTTTTACTGTTTAAAAACTTCAAAAAAACATCAGAAGAGTGAATAACACCAGATAATTGAATAGTTTCTCCAACTTTGCACTCACTTAATTTTCTTTGATCAGGAAAATCTATTTTTCCATTTTTATCAGGTATAGGCGCACCATGAGGATCAAATTTTGGGAAATCGAGGGCTTCATCCATTTTATCAAATAAGGCATTTGACTTTACATGCTCAACCTGTTCTGCTATCTCATGCACTTCATCCCAGCCAAACCCCATTTTTTCCACTAGATACATTTCAGTAAGACGGTGTTTTCGGATAATTGATGCAGCTTCTTTCTTTCCTGTCACCGTAAGGATTACTGGCTTATAGGTTATATACCGAACTAAATTTTTATCTGCTAGACTCTTCATCATGCTAGTCACAGTTGGCATCTTTATTCCTAAAAACTTACTCAATTCATTCACACCAGTCTCTCCGTTTTCATTAGCCAAAATGAAAAGCGCTTTTAGATAGTTTTCTTCTGTTTGGGAAATCATAGAACAAAGTTAAACATAAAACCTTTCCGAATCATCTAATAAAAAATCGAATAGTCGAATTAATTTTGTTAGTGATATCTAACTTTATATATTTGCATATTGAAATATTAAAATTAGACCAATGAAAAAATCTTTACTTGTTACATGTATTTTAGTTGGACTTGTCACAATTATACAATCCTGTTCTAAGCTGGAACCAGCTTCGCCTAAAGACGAGAACTTATTAGATGGGCCGGTTGAAGGGTTAAGTTATGAGGAAAGCCGAAGATTTCTATCAGGAGATGTAGCATTTAATGACGAAATCTTTACTCCTGAAAAAGGCTTAGGGCCAGTTTTTGTAGCTACAAGTTGTGGAAGTTGCCATGCAGGGGATGGCAAGGGACATCCATTTACCACACTTACCCGTTTCGGACAAATTGACGAAACAGGTAACAAGTTTCTAAATCAGGGTGGCCCTCAATTACAGAATAGAGCTATACCTGGATATATGCCAGAACAAATACCCTTAGGAGCTACCTTTTCTAAATTCACACCTCCTGCTAATACTGGATTAGGTCTTTTAGAACTTGTTTCTGATGCAGACATTCTGGCAATGGCAGATCCAGACGACAATGACAACGATGGGATTTCCGGAGTTCCAAACTATGGTAACCTGCCGCAGTATATAATTCCCTTTGCTAATGCAATTCAAAAAGATGGAAAATATATCCATCGATTTGGTAAAAAGGCTGCTGCTTATAGTCTATTACATCAAACTGTAAATGCATATAACCAAGATATAGGAATTACTTCAAGTTACGATCCGGTAGATGTTTATACTCATCTTACCATTGATCCAGAGATTTCGACCCAAACCGTAAATGATGTTGTGTTTTATTTGCAAACGCTTAAAGCCCCCATTCAACGTCAGCAAAATGACTCTGAAGTTAAAAATGGTCGGGTAATATTTGACAGGATAAATTGTTCAGGTTGTCATAAACCCACTTTAAAAACAGGCATATCCACTACAAAGGCACTGTCTAACAAAACTTTCCATCCTTATACTGATCTATTATTGCATGACATGGGAGCAGGACTTGATGATGCTTATACAGAAGGGACTGCAAAAACTTTTGAGTGGAGAACACCACCACTTTGGGGCTTAGGTCTTTCACCAAACTCTCAAGGCGGACAATATCACCTATTACATGACGGGAGAGCAAAAAGTATTGAAGAGGCTATAACCTTACATGGTGGCGAGGCTGCTAATGCAAGAAATGAATATATCCAGCTTTCAGCGGCTGATAAAAATGCACTCATCAAATTTTTAAAGTCACTGTAGCCATGAAAAGAAAAGATTTTATAAAAAACTGTGGTTATGCTTGTTTAGCAGGGCTGGGAATTCCAACCCTGCTAGAAAGTTGTAGTTCTTTACAGATTTTATCAGGAGAAATTGCTGATGATAATTTGGTTGTCCCTATATCAGATTTTATAATCAAGTCTAATAAAAAACAATTTAAGAAATATATCATTGTGACCAATGATCTGCTAAAATTTCCTATATGCATATACCGCTTTAATGAAAACACGTATTCCGCTTTATGGATGGAATGCACTCACTTAGGAGCAGAATTACAAGTATTTGGAGACAAACTGCAATGTCCCGCCCACGGTAGTGAATTTAACAACAAAGGAATAATGCAAAATGGCCCGGCTGATACCAACCTGCGAACATTTGCAATCGTTATCGAAACGAATCAACTAAAAATCTCCCTTAAAGCGATATGAAAAAAGTAATTACTACACTCACAATTATATTAATTGGATACTACATAGCAGAAGCTCAAATTGACCCGAAACTTCTTAAAAGATCAACATTAGACACAGCTAAACAATCCTTAAATATGGATGCCGTTTACGAACGACCATTCATCACTGTGGGGAAATTACCAGTTTCTTTAGGGGGGTATATGGAAGCAAACTGGCAACATTCAGGTACAGATGGTGTTTCCGAGGGACATCAATTTCAGTTTAGAAGAATGACGCTATTTGTTGCTTCCACTATTAGCAAACGCATTAAATTTTTATCTGAAATTGAATTTGAACCAGCCGAAAAGGAAATTGCAATAGAATTTGCCGCCCTCGATCTTGAGCTTCATCCCCTATTGAATTTAAGAGGTGGAATGATTATGAACCCAATAGGTGCCTTCAATCAAAACCATGATGGGCCAAAATGGGAATTTACGGATCGTCCGATTGCGATGACACAAATGTTACCTGCAACATGGAGTAACGCCGGATTTGGCATTTATGGAAAACACTATAATACAAATTGGATGTTTGGTTATGAAATTTATGCATCCAGTGGGTTTGATAATTCGATTATTGCCAACAAAGAGAATAAGACCTTTTTACCAGCTGCAAAAGAGAATACTGAAAGGTTTGAAGAAATGGCCAGCGGTCAACCGCTATTGACAGGAAAAATTGCAGTCCGACATAATAAAATAGGAGAAATCGGATTATCCTATATGGGCGGGATATATAACAAATGGCTAGATGACGGGATTGTAATAGACGACAAAAGAAGGTTAAATATATTTGCTATTGATTTTAACACCACTTTGCCTAACCTTAACACTTTTATTACCGCAGAATGGGCATGGATCAATATAGATGTTCCCACAACATATTCGCAACAATTTGGTAATAAACAACAAGGAGGATATGCCGACATTGTACAGCCAATATTAAAAAGAGAAATTCTGGGTTGGCAAAATGCCACCATCAATCTTGCCTGCCGCTTTGAATATGTTGATTGGAATGTTGGAAAATTCAAAGAAACAGACGAAAATATTGGTGATGAATTATGGAGCATAATGCCTGGGATTAGCTTTAGACCAAGACCACAAACCGTTCTAAGGGCTAATTACAGAATTCAAAGTCAAAAGGATTTGTTAGGCAACCCACCAACCAAAACTGCCGCAATACAATTTGGAGTATCAACTTATTTTTAATTGGAACTTTGAAAATGAAATAGCCAAAATCAATTTACATTATTTAACAGGGCGAAGTACGCATACGCGCCAAAAACCATACTTGAATCGAAATGGTATAGAAGAATAAAAAAATAATGTCTAAGAAAGTAATTGACATTTTTAAATTCTTCTTTTTGTCCCCACGATTTGACTTCGCCGCCATGTTGTTTTTTCCTACGAGTTTGTTACACCTCTACAGAATTTCAGCAACACGATTTGTTTTCTTGTATTGGGGGACATGGAACTGTCCCATAGCTACAGAACACACAGCAGTCTCCATCTTGAGGTTTTAATCTTGTCTTGCATTTTTCGCATTCATAGAAGTACTGGCAAGAATCTGTCGGCATTATCTCCATTTTTTGATGTTGGCAAACAGGGCAAGTTATGGTAGATTCTAGTATTATTGCTTTAGTTGTCATTGGTTGATTTATTTATGATTTTATAACCTGTTTCTTTCTCTACTGCCTCTTCCAATTGTGCTAAAGAAATCTGCGTAGAATCAAATTTTACAACAGCTTGTCCTTCCCCATAAGCAATGCTTTTGGAGTTCCTAGCAAATAATATCCGGATCTCTTCAATACGTCTTCAAATTACACGATTTATCCTACCTTCAACAATAGATGCAAAAATTTTATTTTTCTCTTGTAATACTGAATTATATTTTTATACATTTGGAAAAAATATTTTTTTGTGAAAATAGTTAACTGGCTTATTGTTATTATCATCCTTGTCATGAATTTCGTGCCTTGTAAGGATATGAACAATTCCAGAGCTACTGTAACAAATAGAATTTCTAAAACTATAGCAGACGACGGCCATTCAAAATCTGATCTTGATTCCTGTTCTCCATTTTGTTCTTGCTCCTGCTGCAATACACCTATACCAATCAATCAAGTTGTGCATATAAAAACCATATCCTTAATATTGAAAAAGGAATATGTTGATTTATATTCGGCCAATGCAGCTTCCGTTTCTCTTTCCATTTGGCAACCGCCTCAATTAAGT is a window encoding:
- a CDS encoding ubiquinol-cytochrome c reductase iron-sulfur subunit; translated protein: MKRKDFIKNCGYACLAGLGIPTLLESCSSLQILSGEIADDNLVVPISDFIIKSNKKQFKKYIIVTNDLLKFPICIYRFNENTYSALWMECTHLGAELQVFGDKLQCPAHGSEFNNKGIMQNGPADTNLRTFAIVIETNQLKISLKAI
- a CDS encoding metal-dependent transcriptional regulator, with translation MISQTEENYLKALFILANENGETGVNELSKFLGIKMPTVTSMMKSLADKNLVRYITYKPVILTVTGKKEAASIIRKHRLTEMYLVEKMGFGWDEVHEIAEQVEHVKSNALFDKMDEALDFPKFDPHGAPIPDKNGKIDFPDQRKLSECKVGETIQLSGVIHSSDVFLKFLNSKNLKLGTILTVQLIEAFDGTRELSYDERTAEILSEIACEKLLVQNLKHI
- a CDS encoding DUF6660 family protein → MKIVNWLIVIIILVMNFVPCKDMNNSRATVTNRISKTIADDGHSKSDLDSCSPFCSCSCCNTPIPINQVVHIKTISLILKKEYVDLYSANAASVSLSIWQPPQLS
- a CDS encoding di-heme oxidoredictase family protein, coding for MKKSLLVTCILVGLVTIIQSCSKLEPASPKDENLLDGPVEGLSYEESRRFLSGDVAFNDEIFTPEKGLGPVFVATSCGSCHAGDGKGHPFTTLTRFGQIDETGNKFLNQGGPQLQNRAIPGYMPEQIPLGATFSKFTPPANTGLGLLELVSDADILAMADPDDNDNDGISGVPNYGNLPQYIIPFANAIQKDGKYIHRFGKKAAAYSLLHQTVNAYNQDIGITSSYDPVDVYTHLTIDPEISTQTVNDVVFYLQTLKAPIQRQQNDSEVKNGRVIFDRINCSGCHKPTLKTGISTTKALSNKTFHPYTDLLLHDMGAGLDDAYTEGTAKTFEWRTPPLWGLGLSPNSQGGQYHLLHDGRAKSIEEAITLHGGEAANARNEYIQLSAADKNALIKFLKSL
- a CDS encoding GDCCVxC domain-containing (seleno)protein; the encoded protein is MTTKAIILESTITCPVCQHQKMEIMPTDSCQYFYECEKCKTRLKPQDGDCCVFCSYGTVPCPPIQENKSCC